DNA sequence from the Pichia kudriavzevii chromosome 4, complete sequence genome:
ATAGCGTTGTATAGAGTTGTGTTGGTTAGCAATGATACTTTGTTACTTACAGATAGAGAAGAATAAAATCAGGTCCCTATCTTTCTTCGGAGTGTGGGGCTGGCTCGAAGTTTAAATGTgagcaagaaaaatatgttTGCTATAAGTtgaggtttttttttttttttttctattcaaGTCTCAGAAGGCAGAAAGTCAGTTGTTCGTCACCTGGGTACCATCACAGAAAAACCACAGTGTGAAGGCAAATCGATGGGGGGAAAACTGCAGTATCTCTGGGGGTTGTCCAAGTGGGAGAATAGTCCTTTTGTGTTTGTAGTGGTGTTATCTGAGAATGGGATATTCTGCTCGTCAAGTATGTATGCCCTGCTGTTAGACAGATGGTAAAGTTCCAGCTCAATTGTCAGCcttgtttgttattttcattcttaTAGTTAAAGTCCTAAACATTTACAAAGATTACTCTATAAAGGGTTGCTATATACACGTAGTGTAGATGATTCAGATGACAAAGCTCCCCAAGCCAACAAGTATAAGGTTACCAAggatgaagttgttgaataGGATTTCAAATCCacttcttcttgaataCATATTGATCAACTTTGTCTGGATTTCCTCCTCGTAAAGTAGCAAGAGTGAAAACACCTCATTCATACTGTTGTCAATAAACTTGTTTGTGTTGATGAAGCTTtttacaattttttcatcacTACCTTCTTCGGGTTTACCTCTACTGGTAAATGTGAGCAATGAAGGAAGGTCCACATATTCAAAGTCATTTAAGTTTTGAATTAGACGAAACTTAATTGGAGGCAAAACATGCCGAATATGATCTTGATCCTCAAAATCTGTATCTTCgaaatcttcatctctTTCGGTAGAGTCTGGGGTATTATTTAGTGTAATGGTGGTAAGATTGTCTTCATCTTGATCATCCTCATTATCgatattgttgattctACTCATATTCTTTGATGAAAGTCCGAATTTTTCATCGTTAATAAATGTAACCAACGACTGTAATTGTTGCGACGAGATGTAAGGTTTTCCCGTCACACTTGAGCAGGGGATTGTCTGTGGGAACCTAGCAGATAAATCGAAATAGTTGATTTTGAGATCAATAACTACATACttgtttttctcaattgagGGTTTAGGTTCATTggtatcatcatcattaagTTTTCTCCAGACTGTCTCACAGGTTTTCTTGAATCCATCAACggaaaactcaaaatttAAATCGTCCTTcaatttgtcaatttcatcatcgtcatcttcattggGTAACATTATATCGAAAATCAGCTCAGCTTTACCAGAATTGATCCAATTCAATTTGGAATTGTCATTATTCAAGTATGATAGGTCAAGCATGTCGATCCTAATTCGAGTCATTTTCTTCCATAAATCTTCACTGGTGTTTCCGTTGTCATTATTGTCATCATTGTCATTATTATTAAAGTTATagtcattattttttaaaacTGTTTGATTCTTGTATATTTCTACATTATTTGAATCATCCGAATGTTGGTGTGTATCCATTCCTTGGAAATGTGCAAATCGATGTTGTCTCTTGTGCAAGGTAAATAACGAACCTCCAAGTGAACCAAATACAGAATTGGCATTAAGAAAGTCATAAACCAtccattttcttctaaatttcttcaagtcgcaattgaaaattacCAATTCTAAAGGTTTGTTAAAGTATTCACTATTAAAACGGATTTGTGAATGCttaattttcaaataactCAATTCATAGTTATCATGAAAAGAATTGTCGAGTATCAGCTGGTCCCCCTCCACTATATCGATATTCCCATGTAATCCGTCAATCTCAATACCGTCGATCAAACCAGTACCATCTAACCATTGTCGTAGAGACAAAGTCAAATTGACTTCACTGATTTCAAGTCGATATTCCGAATGATGTTTTGGAATTCCTTGCTTCTCATTGGATACCTTCAaatttctgattttgattttcccGTCTTGCCAGAGAACTCTGAAGTTCTTGTCAGACAAATCAACTTTTAGATTGTTATCAAACGTAATGAGCTTTCTCAGAACCATTCGTTCAATCTCACCATCTCCTATCCAATTCACCACATAGATCAAAACCCCGGCAA
Encoded proteins:
- a CDS encoding uncharacterized protein (PKUD0D01120; similar to Saccharomyces cerevisiae YOR147W (MDM32); ancestral locus Anc_5.483), yielding MLLSRICTLSTWTRPCMSSLANYSHLRGLLKSTSTRRLLMCGIPVGNAVDTFQRRQQVPRAYASTLLHLRTYTTKKGGPAKKRESLYTRLKYFLLRQNRPFNIDEVSAFFSWILMGNVLWILVGTTTFAGVLIYVVNWIGDGEIERMVLRKLITFDNNLKVDLSDKNFRVLWQDGKIKIRNLKVSNEKQGIPKHHSEYRLEISEVNLTLSLRQWLDGTGLIDGIEIDGLHGNIDIVEGDQLILDNSFHDNYELSYLKIKHSQIRFNSEYFNKPLELVIFNCDLKKFRRKWMVYDFLNANSVFGSLGGSLFTLHKRQHRFAHFQGMDTHQHSDDSNNVEIYKNQTVLKNNDYNFNNNDNDDNNDNGNTSEDLWKKMTRIRIDMLDLSYLNNDNSKLNWINSGKAELIFDIMLPNEDDDDEIDKLKDDLNFEFSVDGFKKTCETVWRKLNDDDTNEPKPSIEKNKYVVIDLKINYFDLSARFPQTIPCSSVTGKPYISSQQLQSLVTFINDEKFGLSSKNMSRINNIDNEDDQDEDNLTTITLNNTPDSTERDEDFEDTDFEDQDHIRHVLPPIKFRLIQNLNDFEYVDLPSLLTFTSRGKPEEGSDEKIVKSFINTNKFIDNSMNEVFSLLLLYEEEIQTKLINMYSRRSGFEILFNNFILGNLILVGLGSFVI